GTAGTACAGGAACCCTTACGGGTCAGCGCAAGCAGAGCACTCGCAGGTGCGTGATGTGCTAGGTCAACCTGAGGACTATAGTTACAACAGAGGCGGAATATGGTATTACAGAAGTCGATCTAGAGACAAAAGTTCATGATTCTGCTTTACATAATTACATCCCAAGAAACTCAATGTCGCTCTCGGTGAGGAAGGTCTTTCCTCTTTTAGCATTGTCGGCTCTCCGTCGGGAGGGCAGTGCCGGTGGGCCTCGCTTCCGCAGAACAAATGCGAGGTAGAGACAGGACACCTCCCACTCATCCTGTGATAGTCCATCAAGGGCACCAAGCTTCTGCATGAGATGAGAATACTTGGGCTCCTGCAGGTACTCATGTACAAAGTCGCTGAAGTTCTTCACCAGGACCAGCTCCAGACCATACTCATCTGCCAGCGATCCGAAGAGGTGGAATGGAACGAGCCATTCTGGACAATCAACAGCATCCTCCAAATGGAACATGTATTTGATCCCAAAAGGTGCAGTACTGGATGATGCATCTGGGGGCAACCTCATCTTGTCAGCATCCTCTTGGCCACAAATGATGGAGTAAACACTGTTCCCAAATTGCAGAGATCCATCATCAGTTTCTCTGAGCATATTCAGAATGACATTGGCATCAGGCATTGTCCCAATGAAGGTTCCTCCAGGACGAAGCAATGCGGATACGTTGGCCAGTGCTTGCCGTGCTCGCGCTTCAGTCGACCAAGAGTAGTGCAGCGCAAACTGGCAGCTGCAGATGTCGAAGGGTGCATCTTGGTGCAGAAACTCATCCAGGGGCGCCTCGAAGCAATCGGCACAAATCAGCCGCGCAGGAAAGGGGAAACTCCTCCTAATCCCCTGTTGTTGTTGGCAATTGTAGCGGGCCAAGCAGTCCCTTATGGAGCCTTCGGCGATGTCAACCCCAACGTAGTAGCCGGCCTTGGCGATGCTCCAGTTGTTGAGATCGCCTCCCTTGCCGCAGGCGAGATCAAGAACGCGGTCTCCCTGGCGCCCAAATTGGTCGATCAGGACGCTCTTGATCCAATTGTTAAGCTTCTTCAGGTGGATAATGGGGCTCTTCTCTCGCTCCCGCAGCGTCTGGTTCGATCGCGCGCTGTAGTGCTGCGCGATCCTCCGCTCCTCCGAGCCGCCATA
This is a stretch of genomic DNA from Brachypodium distachyon strain Bd21 chromosome 1, Brachypodium_distachyon_v3.0, whole genome shotgun sequence. It encodes these proteins:
- the LOC100832725 gene encoding mRNA cap guanine-N7 methyltransferase 1, which produces RGALFSRHKNHSGGGYGGSEERRIAQHYSARSNQTLREREKSPIIHLKKLNNWIKSVLIDQFGRQGDRVLDLACGKGGDLNNWSIAKAGYYVGVDIAEGSIRDCLARYNCQQQQGIRRSFPFPARLICADCFEAPLDEFLHQDAPFDICSCQFALHYSWSTEARARQALANVSALLRPGGTFIGTMPDANVILNMLRETDDGSLQFGNSVYSIICGQEDADKMRLPPDASSSTAPFGIKYMFHLEDAVDCPEWLVPFHLFGSLADEYGLELVLVKNFSDFVHEYLQEPKYSHLMQKLGALDGLSQDEWEVSCLYLAFVLRKRGPPALPSRRRADNAKRGKTFLTESDIEFLGM